One region of Bubalus bubalis isolate 160015118507 breed Murrah chromosome 15, NDDB_SH_1, whole genome shotgun sequence genomic DNA includes:
- the LOC112579230 gene encoding glycosyl-phosphatidylinositol-anchored molecule-like protein, whose protein sequence is MTQQYRLASMAAWLSSTGISHHSLPAHIPRCVSHSQQQSLPWGCPTVPKLQLPVDAPSRGPASLSGVQALTGMMLLFAFLLFMGLPLGFVEPWTFNVQCHECIVKNTFHCPVKRTCPYHIRRCFTVSMRLNSREILVYKNCTFNCTFLYRAQEPQETPRRKTTHRFNSFYWVNCCGSNMCNFGGPTNLERDITVDYPLEEDIEGNAQLVQSTVFLSIVSILVRNTLM, encoded by the exons atgactcagcagtatcgccttgcttccatggctgcctggctttcttccacaggcatttcccaccacagtctccctGCTCACATCCCTCGCTGTGTCTCGCACAGTCAACAGCAGTCGTTGCCCTGGGGTTGCCCCACAGTCCCTAAGCTCCAGCTCCCAGTCGAtgcgccttccaggggacctgcgtccctgtctggg GTTCAAGCCCTCACAGGGATGATGCTCCTCTTTGCCTTCCTCCTCTTCATGGGATTGCCACTGGGCTTCGTCGAGCCCT GGACCTTTAACGTACAATGCCATGAGTGTATCGTGAAAAACACCTTCCATTGTCCAGTTAAGAGAACGTGTCCTTATCATATTAGGCGCTGTTTTACTGTCTCCATGC gttTGAATTCTCGGGAAATACTCGTTTACAAGAACTGTACATTTAACTGTACATTTCTGTATAGAGCCCAAGAGCCTCAGGAAACCCCCAGAAGAAAGACGACTCATAGATTTAACAGTTTCTATTGGGTTAATTGTTGTGGTTCGAACATGTGCAATTTTGGAGGACCTACTAACCTGGAGAGGGACATCACAGTCGATTATCCACTTGAAGAGGATATCGAAGGAAATGCGCAATTGGTGCAGTCCACTGTGTTCCTAAGCATTGTCTCCATCCTAGTCAGGAACACACTGATGTGA